DNA from Synechococcus elongatus PCC 6301:
CGTTGTCGTGTTGAACAGTCGCCCAACCTTCTCGAGAACATCCCAGCCGCCTTCCACCCAGCGAGCCACGCTGAAGGGCAGGGGCTCTAGGAGGGTTTCAACGCCGTACTCATTCTCCAAGCGGTATTGCACGACTTCGAGTTGCAGTTGACCAACGGCCGCCAGAATCGAGTCACGCTTGGCACTATCGGCCGAATACATAATCTGCACGGCGCCTTCTTCCCGCAGCTCCGAAACGCCTTTACGGAAGGGCTTGAACTTCGAGGGGTTGGGGTTGCGCAGATAGGCAAAAATCTCGGGTGAGAAGCAAGGGATGCCGTCGTACTCCAGCCGTTTGCCGGTGTAGATCGTGTCGCCGATCGCAAACATTCCGGGGTTATTGAGGCCGATCATATCGCCGGGATATGCATCATCGAGAACTTCCCGATCCTGACCGAACAGTTTTTGTGGCCGCGACAGGCGTAAGGTACGACCACTGCGGGCATGTTGCACGGTCATGTCCTTCTCAAACTTGCCGGTACAAACCCGCACAAAGGCAATGCGATCGCGGTGGCGCGGATCCATGTTGGCCTGCAGCTTGAAGACAAAGCCACTGAACTCGGGATAGTCCGGCGCCATGTCGCCGACGCTGCTGCGGCGTGCCCCTGGCTTGAGGGCGTAGTCCAAGAAAGCTTCAAGAAAGAGTTCCACGCCAAAGTTGGTCATGGCGCTGCCCCAGAATACCGGCGTCAGTTGACCGGCGTGAATCGCCTCAAGGTCAAACTCGGTGCCGACTCCTTCCAAGAGCTCCAGTTCATCCTGCAGCTGCTGCAACAGATCTGGCTCGATCAAGTCCGCGAGCTGTGGATCGCCCCACTCCAAGGTGGTGTCTTTCGCCTGACGCTTGCCATGAACGCTGCGCTCGAACAGGTGGACTTGTTGCTTGCGGCGATCGAAAACCCCTCGGAAGCGATCGCCGGAGCCAATTGGCCAGTTGACTGCATAGGTCTGCAGACCCAACTCTTGCTCGATTTCATCCAGCAGTTCCAACGGCTCCCGCCCCGGCCGATCCATCTTGTTGAAGAAGGTGAAGATCGGGATGTTGCGCATCCGGCAGACTTCAAACAGCTTGCGCGTCTGCGGCTCCAAGCCCTTGGCTGCGTCCTCAAGCATCACTGCGTTATCAGCAGCAGCAAGGGTGCGATAGGTGTCTTCGCTAAAGTCTTGGTGACCGGGCGTGTCGAGCAGGTTGATCGTGCAGTCGTGGTAGTTGAACTGCAGCACGGTTGAGGTGATCGAAATTCCCCGCTGTTTCTCCAGCTCCATCCAGTCCGAGGTTGCGGCTCGCTGACTCCGTTTTGCTTTGACAGCGCCGGCTTCCTGAATGGCTCCCCCGTACAGCAACAATTTTTCGGTCAGCGTGGTTTTGCCTGCATCAGGGTGCGAAATAATCGCAAAGTTGCGGCGCTGCTGAACGGCTTCTTGAATCTCTTTCTGAAGGTCAGTGACCATGCGGAACCAGGGGGAGGAGCAGAGGAAGGAATGAACTCCCATTTTGACATTCGGTCTGCTCCCTAGGGGATTCGCTAGGCTGAAGCGAGCCCCGTCATGAGGCGCTTCTGACTATGGTGTTTCCGCCTCTCGATCGCGCTTTGAAAGAATGGCCTGCCGCGATCGCAGCCCTCGCCAACGGAGACTCGATTCTGCTCCTGCGTAAGGGTGGCATTCAGGAACCTCAAGGTCAATTTTGGCCTGCCACGACAGCTGTTTGGTTATTGCCCAGCATTGAGCATCAGCAACCCGAAGCATTGCGAGTTCCCGCAGAAGCGATCGCTCATGAAGTACCGGAGCAATTAGAACTGTCGGTCTGGGCAGAAATCAGCCAAGCAATTCCTCTACCCGCTCACTTCCCTCTGACTGACTTGAGTGCTAGCACGGTCTGGACGACGGCGTTCCTCGAGCAGCGGCGGCACTGGAAACCAGAACAACCGCTGTGGCTTTTGGTGCTACGAACCTATCGCGTGCCAGAATCGCGATCGCTGGCTTGGCAAGCGTCCTACCGTGGCTGTCGCTCTTGGATTACGTTGGCAGAACCCTTGTCGCGGCAAGATTCAGAGCCAGTGTTGAGCGATCGCGCTTTTGCTGACCAGTGGCAGGCGATCGCCGAAATTCTGCAGCGTGGAGGACTAACGCTCGATGGACTACCAACAGCAGCTCACGCAGCTGATTGAGCAGCAAACCGATCCGGAGTTGCAGCTTCGCCTCAGTGCCTTGGCTCCTCTATTGCTGGCTACGGCTGAGGCCCTGGGGCAATATCACTTTTACGTCCCTACCAGTACAGCGGGCGACTGGGTGGTGACGACCTACCGCCGGGAGGACGAAAGCAAGCGGGTGCTGGAGGTGTTTAGTCGGCGTCAAATGGCCAGCGATCGCTGCCAATCCGCAACCGAAACGGT
Protein-coding regions in this window:
- the prfC gene encoding peptide chain release factor 3, which codes for MGVHSFLCSSPWFRMVTDLQKEIQEAVQQRRNFAIISHPDAGKTTLTEKLLLYGGAIQEAGAVKAKRSQRAATSDWMELEKQRGISITSTVLQFNYHDCTINLLDTPGHQDFSEDTYRTLAAADNAVMLEDAAKGLEPQTRKLFEVCRMRNIPIFTFFNKMDRPGREPLELLDEIEQELGLQTYAVNWPIGSGDRFRGVFDRRKQQVHLFERSVHGKRQAKDTTLEWGDPQLADLIEPDLLQQLQDELELLEGVGTEFDLEAIHAGQLTPVFWGSAMTNFGVELFLEAFLDYALKPGARRSSVGDMAPDYPEFSGFVFKLQANMDPRHRDRIAFVRVCTGKFEKDMTVQHARSGRTLRLSRPQKLFGQDREVLDDAYPGDMIGLNNPGMFAIGDTIYTGKRLEYDGIPCFSPEIFAYLRNPNPSKFKPFRKGVSELREEGAVQIMYSADSAKRDSILAAVGQLQLEVVQYRLENEYGVETLLEPLPFSVARWVEGGWDVLEKVGRLFNTTTVKDTWGRPVLLFKNEWNLRQIEADHPELQLRSVAPVAAGQKPIEV
- a CDS encoding DUF1802 family protein, producing the protein MVFPPLDRALKEWPAAIAALANGDSILLLRKGGIQEPQGQFWPATTAVWLLPSIEHQQPEALRVPAEAIAHEVPEQLELSVWAEISQAIPLPAHFPLTDLSASTVWTTAFLEQRRHWKPEQPLWLLVLRTYRVPESRSLAWQASYRGCRSWITLAEPLSRQDSEPVLSDRAFADQWQAIAEILQRGGLTLDGLPTAAHAAD